From the Polaribacter gangjinensis genome, the window TCAGCACATTCATCACATTGAATAAACAACAAATGACAAGCTTCATTGGCGCAATTGGTATGCGTATCTGCAGGTTTTCCACATTGATGGCAATGAGCAATCACATCATCAGTAATTTTTTCTGCTCTTCTGTCATCAAAAACAAAGTTTTTTCCAACAAATTTGTTTTCAATTCCTAAAGTATTTACTTGACGTGTGTATTCAATAATGCCACCTTCCAGTTGAAAAACATTTTTAAATCCTTTGTGTTTGTAATAAGCAGAGGCCTTTTCGCAACGAATTCCGCCAGTACAATACATCAATAAATTTTTATCTTCTTTGTGGTTTTTTAAGTCTTCTTCAATGATGTCTAAAGAATCACGAAAAGTGTCAACATCAGGTGTAATTGCACCTTCAAAATGTCCAATTTCACTTTCGTAATGATTGCGCATGTCCACACAAATTGTGTTTGGATCTTGCAATAACTTGTTGAACTCAGCTGCATTTACGTGTACACCAATGTTAGTTACATCAAACGTATCATCATTCAAACCATCTGCTACAATTTTGTTTCTAACCTTTACTT encodes:
- a CDS encoding rhodanese-related sulfurtransferase; this encodes MQLYNKLSAQERAALIDAAGKDRITISFYKYHKIENPQLLRNKLFLEWNTLDVLGRIYVSYEGINAQLSVPSENMHALKNQLDAIDFLKDIRLNVAIEQDNKSFLKLKVKVRNKIVADGLNDDTFDVTNIGVHVNAAEFNKLLQDPNTICVDMRNHYESEIGHFEGAITPDVDTFRDSLDIIEEDLKNHKEDKNLLMYCTGGIRCEKASAYYKHKGFKNVFQLEGGIIEYTRQVNTLGIENKFVGKNFVFDDRRAEKITDDVIAHCHQCGKPADTHTNCANEACHLLFIQCDECAEKMENCCSTACQEMIHLPYETQKELRKGKHASNKIFKKGRSAVLKFKG